A section of the Desulfotomaculum sp. genome encodes:
- a CDS encoding glycyl-radical enzyme activating protein, which produces MLAGIVSNIQHFSIFDGPGVRTTIFLKGCRLRCHWCHNPEGVRRFPEVFHLWPNCNDCGNCDDMCPTGAMQVVERKWHEGGIVTFDVPGERGVEFVPMQLKSKMIRKIRIDKGLCIGCQKCVEECPEGAFIVSGDFMTVDEVMKEVEEDRPMYENSGGGITVSGGEPTAQPNFCLALLKTAKEKGIGTALDTCGYVKWEILNEILDYTDVVLFDLKHMDPEAHKRFSGVSNELILENARRIIGREGVEIKIRVPIIPEGNDSEENLKDTAKFISSLGFKKVDILPFHPWAGQSYRLLGLEYPFAVGEWYSDKKLEKIEEIFKSYGLEPNRMGG; this is translated from the coding sequence ATGTTGGCAGGAATAGTTTCGAACATTCAGCATTTTTCAATATTCGATGGGCCAGGAGTACGTACTACAATTTTTCTCAAGGGTTGCCGGCTAAGGTGTCACTGGTGCCATAACCCGGAAGGGGTACGGCGCTTTCCGGAGGTTTTTCATTTATGGCCTAATTGCAATGATTGTGGTAACTGCGACGATATGTGTCCTACCGGAGCCATGCAAGTAGTAGAAAGAAAGTGGCATGAGGGAGGAATTGTTACGTTTGATGTTCCCGGTGAGAGAGGGGTTGAATTTGTGCCCATGCAGTTGAAAAGCAAGATGATCAGAAAGATAAGAATAGATAAGGGTCTTTGCATTGGTTGTCAAAAGTGTGTTGAGGAATGTCCTGAAGGTGCTTTTATTGTCTCTGGTGATTTCATGACAGTAGACGAGGTAATGAAAGAAGTTGAAGAGGATCGCCCAATGTATGAAAATTCCGGCGGAGGAATAACAGTGTCGGGGGGGGAGCCAACGGCACAACCCAATTTTTGTCTTGCTTTACTTAAGACAGCCAAAGAAAAAGGAATAGGTACCGCTCTCGATACCTGTGGCTATGTAAAATGGGAAATTTTAAATGAGATACTTGATTATACTGATGTTGTTCTTTTTGACCTTAAACATATGGATCCCGAAGCACACAAGAGATTTAGCGGGGTATCGAACGAACTTATACTAGAAAACGCCAGGCGGATAATTGGGAGAGAAGGGGTAGAAATAAAAATACGTGTTCCAATAATTCCGGAAGGTAATGATTCAGAAGAAAATTTGAAGGATACTGCTAAATTTATTTCCTCACTAGGTTTTAAAAAGGTTGACATTCTTCCTTTCCATCCATGGGCTGGACAGAGCTACAGATTATTAGGCCTGGAGTACCCGTTTGCCGTGGGGGAATGGTACTCTGATAAAAAGTTAGAGAAAATAGAAGAAATTTTTAAGTCTTACGGTTTAGAACCAAATAGAATGGGGGGGTAG